A window of Bradyrhizobium sp. AZCC 1610 contains these coding sequences:
- a CDS encoding L,D-transpeptidase has protein sequence MTRAFALLFVALTVLAGAGQAQAQFFFDDTRDIMGGGPGFFRPGMPSGASPIPRTTVHFVGHYAPGTILIDTAERRLYLVLGNGQAIRYGIGVGRDGFRWSGTHRITAKKEWPSWTPPAQMLRRRPDLPRHMSGGIDNPLGARAMYLGSTLYRIHGSNEPETIGQAVSSGCFRMTNEDVTDLYSRVRIGTPVVVRN, from the coding sequence ATGACCCGGGCTTTTGCTTTGCTGTTTGTGGCGCTCACCGTGCTGGCGGGGGCCGGCCAGGCACAGGCCCAATTCTTCTTTGACGACACGCGCGACATCATGGGCGGCGGCCCCGGTTTCTTCCGACCCGGCATGCCCAGCGGAGCAAGCCCGATCCCGCGCACCACCGTGCACTTTGTCGGCCATTACGCGCCCGGGACAATTTTAATCGATACCGCGGAGCGCAGGCTCTACCTCGTGCTCGGCAACGGCCAGGCGATACGCTATGGCATTGGCGTCGGCCGGGACGGCTTCCGCTGGAGCGGAACCCACCGCATCACCGCCAAGAAGGAATGGCCGAGCTGGACGCCGCCGGCCCAGATGCTGCGGCGGCGACCGGATCTTCCGCGCCATATGTCCGGCGGCATCGACAATCCGCTCGGCGCGCGGGCGATGTATCTGGGATCGACGCTCTACCGCATCCACGGCTCCAACGAGCCCGAGACGATCGGACAGGCTGTGTCGTCCGGATGCTTCCGCATGACCAATGAAGACGTGACCGATCTCTATAGCCGCGTCCGCATCGGCACCCCGGTTGTCGTGAGAAACTAG
- a CDS encoding DUF2927 domain-containing protein: MHTPHRSLYLQTLAAALGAVALGEILVPCTAFADIPAIAQRQRAEKKIFTDSEIVEGFLKIAFGAEYHLAGRVDRIRKYDGPVRVFADGSRADRKAQLAKIVADIAARVQHLDIAMTGSLEDANVQVKLVRDRDLQRTITTFYGSDRAKEIRSSLDPQCLSGFRKNEKFEIEHSDVILTVDNGDFVFFDCAYEELLQSLGPINDTASVRWTMFNDNVSMGYFDVYDQYLLNLLYDPRIKPGMTVLEVKALLPDVLADVRAWVRKVNNLP; this comes from the coding sequence ATGCACACGCCTCACCGATCCCTTTACCTGCAGACGTTAGCGGCGGCCTTGGGCGCCGTCGCGCTCGGCGAAATCCTGGTGCCGTGCACGGCTTTCGCCGACATCCCGGCAATCGCGCAGCGTCAGCGCGCCGAGAAAAAGATCTTCACCGACAGCGAGATCGTCGAAGGCTTTCTGAAGATCGCGTTCGGCGCGGAATATCATCTCGCCGGCCGCGTCGACCGCATCCGCAAATATGACGGGCCGGTGCGGGTGTTTGCCGACGGCAGCCGCGCCGACCGCAAGGCGCAGCTCGCGAAAATCGTGGCCGACATCGCCGCCCGCGTTCAGCATCTCGACATCGCCATGACCGGCAGCCTCGAAGACGCCAATGTGCAGGTCAAGCTGGTGCGCGACCGCGACCTCCAGCGCACCATCACGACCTTCTACGGCAGCGATCGGGCCAAAGAGATTCGCTCCTCGCTCGACCCGCAATGCCTGTCGGGCTTCCGCAAGAACGAGAAGTTCGAAATCGAGCATTCCGACGTGATCCTCACCGTCGACAATGGTGACTTCGTCTTCTTCGATTGCGCCTATGAGGAATTGCTGCAATCGCTGGGACCGATCAACGATACCGCGAGCGTGCGCTGGACCATGTTCAACGACAACGTCTCGATGGGCTATTTCGACGTCTACGACCAGTATCTCCTGAACCTTCTCTATGATCCCCGGATCAAGCCCGGCATGACCGTGCTGGAGGTCAAGGCGCTGCTGCCGGACGTGCTGGCCGACGTGCGCGCCTGGGTGCGCAAGGTCAACAACCTGCCGTAA
- a CDS encoding acetolactate synthase large subunit has product MNGAESLVRTLVAGGVDVCFTNPGTSEMHFVAALDRVEGMRCVLGLFEGVVTGAADGYYRMKGTPASTLLHLGPGLANGLANLHNAKKANSGIVNIVGQHATYHIGYNAPLTSDIEGLARPMSSWVRTSPDAKSVSADGAAAIAAAKSAPPQIATLILPADTAWNEADGIAQVPVESQRANYSAQAVDHAAKVLRNGGASTLLLMTGSALTEHGLALAAQIAGKTGCKVMGQTYNPRMARGRGRFAIDRIPYVIEQALPILKDFKNIVLVEANDPVAFFAYPNKPSMLKPQGCEVHRMTSGAENSVAALEALAGALHAQPADRPPQKLVEIAKPTGALTHASIAQAIAMAIPENAIVVDESVTTGRGFFPPTAAAAPHDWLQNMGGSIGFSTPVATGAAVACPDRKVICMVGDGSAMYTLQSLWTQAREGLNVVTIVFANKIYQILRGEFDGVGAGEPGQRALDMLKIDRPDLDFVALAKGMGVPGRAVANADDFNKALAEAIAEPGPRLIEVQM; this is encoded by the coding sequence ATGAACGGTGCGGAAAGTCTGGTGCGGACATTGGTCGCAGGCGGCGTGGATGTCTGCTTCACCAATCCCGGCACCTCGGAGATGCATTTCGTCGCCGCACTGGACCGGGTCGAGGGGATGCGTTGCGTGCTCGGCCTGTTCGAGGGCGTGGTGACAGGCGCCGCCGACGGCTATTACCGCATGAAGGGCACGCCAGCGTCGACCCTGCTGCATCTCGGGCCCGGCCTCGCCAATGGCCTCGCCAATCTGCATAACGCCAAGAAGGCCAACTCCGGCATCGTCAACATCGTCGGCCAGCACGCGACCTACCACATCGGCTACAACGCCCCGCTGACCTCTGATATCGAGGGGCTGGCGCGGCCGATGTCTTCCTGGGTGCGGACCTCGCCGGATGCGAAATCCGTTTCCGCCGACGGCGCTGCCGCGATCGCCGCGGCGAAAAGCGCGCCGCCGCAGATCGCCACGCTGATTCTGCCGGCCGATACCGCCTGGAACGAAGCCGACGGCATTGCGCAGGTGCCTGTGGAAAGCCAGCGCGCCAATTATTCCGCGCAGGCCGTGGACCATGCCGCCAAGGTGTTGCGCAACGGCGGCGCGTCGACGCTGCTGCTGATGACCGGCAGCGCGCTCACCGAGCACGGGCTGGCACTGGCTGCCCAGATCGCGGGCAAGACCGGCTGCAAGGTAATGGGCCAGACCTACAATCCGCGGATGGCGCGCGGCAGGGGCCGGTTCGCAATCGACCGCATCCCTTACGTGATCGAGCAGGCGCTGCCGATCCTGAAGGATTTCAAGAACATCGTGCTGGTCGAGGCCAACGATCCAGTGGCGTTCTTCGCCTATCCGAACAAGCCGAGCATGCTCAAACCCCAGGGCTGCGAAGTGCATCGCATGACCTCGGGCGCCGAAAATTCCGTAGCCGCGCTGGAAGCGCTGGCCGGCGCGCTTCACGCGCAGCCGGCCGACCGGCCGCCGCAGAAGCTGGTGGAAATCGCAAAGCCGACCGGCGCGCTGACGCACGCCTCGATCGCGCAGGCGATTGCGATGGCGATCCCGGAAAACGCCATCGTGGTCGATGAATCCGTCACCACCGGCCGCGGCTTCTTTCCGCCGACGGCGGCCGCCGCCCCGCACGACTGGTTGCAGAACATGGGCGGCTCGATCGGCTTCTCGACCCCGGTCGCGACCGGCGCCGCGGTCGCGTGCCCGGACCGCAAGGTGATCTGCATGGTCGGCGACGGCAGCGCGATGTACACGCTGCAATCGCTGTGGACGCAGGCGCGCGAGGGTCTCAACGTCGTCACGATCGTCTTCGCCAACAAGATCTATCAGATCCTGCGGGGCGAATTCGACGGCGTCGGCGCCGGCGAGCCAGGGCAGCGGGCGCTCGACATGCTCAAGATCGACCGCCCGGACCTCGACTTCGTCGCGCTCGCCAAGGGCATGGGCGTGCCGGGTCGCGCGGTCGCCAATGCCGACGATTTCAACAAGGCCCTGGCGGAAGCCATCGCCGAACCGGGCCCGCGGTTGATCGAAGTGCAGATGTAA
- a CDS encoding LysR family transcriptional regulator, which yields MNDLPRIQALRCFITVAREGTVSRAAILLHLTQPAVSLQLKGLEESTGLQLFNRTPGGFTLTEAGATLLPLAHRTVSASADFRTAADSLRESLRATLRVGTILDPESIRLGPFVRSLATSSKKTEVFLRYGLSDDVLAQIGRGELDVGYYIDATPPECLASGMLLERTIDDGKFQLTALVRYDYRVIAPREWSDKVLGRDWADLAGLPWIATPHASVHRRLIDDIFRPIGSSPKRVAFADHEDAMIEFVEAGNGLSLARDCVLDRITRQRNFVIADKVALTCDLSFACLTSRRREPIISQAFSAMQAVWEPKPGGAAPAPIEAARSRKSARR from the coding sequence ATGAACGACCTGCCGCGTATCCAGGCCTTGCGCTGCTTCATCACCGTGGCCCGCGAAGGCACGGTTTCGCGCGCGGCCATCTTGCTGCACCTGACCCAGCCTGCTGTCAGCCTGCAATTGAAGGGGCTGGAGGAAAGCACCGGCTTGCAGCTTTTCAACCGGACGCCGGGCGGCTTTACCCTGACGGAAGCGGGCGCGACCTTGCTGCCGCTGGCGCACCGGACGGTATCGGCCTCGGCGGATTTCAGGACGGCGGCGGATTCCTTGCGGGAGTCGCTGCGGGCAACGCTGCGTGTCGGCACGATCCTGGATCCCGAATCGATCCGGCTGGGCCCGTTCGTGCGAAGCCTCGCCACTTCCTCGAAGAAGACCGAAGTCTTCCTCCGCTACGGCCTGAGCGACGACGTGCTGGCGCAGATCGGCAGAGGCGAGCTCGATGTCGGATACTATATCGATGCCACGCCCCCCGAATGCCTTGCGTCGGGGATGCTGCTCGAACGCACCATCGACGATGGAAAATTCCAGCTCACGGCGCTGGTGCGCTACGACTACCGTGTGATCGCCCCGCGCGAATGGAGCGACAAGGTGCTGGGGAGGGATTGGGCCGACCTCGCCGGCCTGCCCTGGATCGCGACGCCGCATGCCTCGGTGCATCGGCGGCTGATCGACGACATCTTCCGGCCAATAGGGTCATCACCGAAGCGCGTCGCCTTCGCCGATCATGAAGACGCCATGATCGAGTTCGTCGAAGCCGGCAACGGCCTCAGCCTCGCCCGCGACTGCGTGCTCGACCGCATCACGCGCCAACGAAATTTCGTGATTGCCGACAAGGTGGCGCTGACCTGCGACCTCAGCTTCGCCTGTTTGACGTCGCGGCGTCGCGAGCCGATCATCTCGCAGGCCTTTTCGGCCATGCAGGCGGTGTGGGAGCCGAAGCCGGGCGGCGCAGCGCCGGCGCCGATCGAAGCGGCACGGTCGCGGAAAAGCGCCCGGAGGTAG